In the genome of Magnolia sinica isolate HGM2019 chromosome 2, MsV1, whole genome shotgun sequence, one region contains:
- the LOC131236691 gene encoding spliceosome-associated protein 49-like isoform X2: MPGNPDCSVYIGNLDERVNDRVLYEILIQAGHVIDLYIPQDKETNRPKGFAFAEYENEESAGYAVRLFSGLVSLYNRTLKFAISGQDKPPQNSASPMVLASNSPPIPRSQPMQLNNSEISEQAAQLLTPCRFSAYTQSVSPGFSAYPLSISPSYPQGGPLIMHASGIF, translated from the exons ATGCCGGGTAACCCAGATTGCAGTGTTTATATAG GTAACTTGGATGAGAGGGTGAATGATAGAGTTCTGTATGAGATTCTCATACAGGCAGGACATGTAATAGACCTGTATATACCTCAAGATAAGGAAACCAACCGTCCCAAGGGTTTTGCATTTGCGGAATATGAAAACGAAGAGAGTGCAGGTTATGCTGTCAGGCTTTTCTCAGGCCTTGTTTCTCTTTACAATAGAACATTGAAATTTGCG ATTTCTGGGCAAGATAAGCCCCCACAAAACTCTGCTAGTCCTATGGTGCTTGCGTCGAACTCGCCTCCTATACCCAGGTCACAGCCCATGCAACTAAATAACAGCGAAATTTCCGAACAGGCAGCTCAGTTGTTGACACCATGCAGGTTTTCAGCATATACCCAATCAGTTTCTCCTGGGTTTTCAGCTTACCCCCTATCAATTTCTCCAAGTTATCCTCAAG GTGGCCCACTCATCATGCATGCCTCAGGTATATTTTGA
- the LOC131236691 gene encoding uncharacterized protein LOC131236691 isoform X1 has product MPGNPDCSVYIGNLDERVNDRVLYEILIQAGHVIDLYIPQDKETNRPKGFAFAEYENEESAGYAVRLFSGLVSLYNRTLKFAISGQDKPPQNSASPMVLASNSPPIPRSQPMQLNNSEISEQAAQLLTPCRFSAYTQSVSPGFSAYPLSISPSYPQARAPGMVGNGYRPDFNNSNFDHSRRVFGATLDSIGRYEAHSSRAMYDSRDPIPYVSLDSVGHYEAPLSRAMYDSRCPIPYAFS; this is encoded by the exons ATGCCGGGTAACCCAGATTGCAGTGTTTATATAG GTAACTTGGATGAGAGGGTGAATGATAGAGTTCTGTATGAGATTCTCATACAGGCAGGACATGTAATAGACCTGTATATACCTCAAGATAAGGAAACCAACCGTCCCAAGGGTTTTGCATTTGCGGAATATGAAAACGAAGAGAGTGCAGGTTATGCTGTCAGGCTTTTCTCAGGCCTTGTTTCTCTTTACAATAGAACATTGAAATTTGCG ATTTCTGGGCAAGATAAGCCCCCACAAAACTCTGCTAGTCCTATGGTGCTTGCGTCGAACTCGCCTCCTATACCCAGGTCACAGCCCATGCAACTAAATAACAGCGAAATTTCCGAACAGGCAGCTCAGTTGTTGACACCATGCAGGTTTTCAGCATATACCCAATCAGTTTCTCCTGGGTTTTCAGCTTACCCCCTATCAATTTCTCCAAGTTATCCTCAAG CACGTGCTCCTGGAATGGTAGGTAATGGATATAGACCAGATTTCAACAACAGCAATTTTGATCACAGTAGGCGTGTGTTTGGGGCAACGTTGGATAGCATCGGGCGTTATGAGGCTCATTCGAGCCGAGCAATGTATGATTCTAGAGACCCAATACCCTATGTCTCTTTGGATAGTGTAGGCCACTATGAGGCTCCTTTGAGCCGTGCAATGTATGATTCTAGATGCCCAATACCCTATGCCTTCTCCTGA